The genomic interval ACCTCCGGTCGATCCAGGAGATCCTGGGGCACGCTACGCTCGCGACGACACAGATCTACACCCACGTCAGCGTCGAACGGTTGAGGGCAACGTATGAGCAGGCGCACCCGCGAGCGTGAGGACGTCGACGACGCCCTCGAGCCCGAGGAGGGCCTCGATGACGCCGTGGACGACGAGCTCGACGACGAGGACGACGCGGAGGACTCCGCGGACCTCGACGACATCGAGATCGACCTCACGCCCACCGAGGACGAGAAGGCCGCGGCGGCGGCCGAGAGCGCGGACGCCCTGCGCCGGCTATGGGAGGACTTCAAGGCCACCGGCGACGCCGCCCTGCGCGAGCGCCTGATCCTGCACTACTCGCCGCTGGTCAAGTACGTCGCCGGGCGCGTGGGGGTGGGGCTGCCGCCCAACATCGAGCAGGCGGACCTGGTCTCCTACGGGATCTTCGGCCTCATCGACGCCATCGAGAAGTTCGACCTCGAGCGCGCGATCAAGTTCGAGACCTACGCGATCAACCGCATCCGCGGCGCGATCATCGACGAGCTGCGCTCCATCGACTGGATCCCGCGCTCGGTGCGCTTCAAGGCCCGCGAGGTGGAGAAGGCCTACCAGTCGCTCGAGGCCACCCTGCAGCGCACGCCCACGGAGGCCGAGGTCGCCGAGCAGATGGGCATCCGGATCGAGGAGCTGCACTCGATCTTCAGCCAGGTGTCGTTCGTCAACGTCGTGGCCCTCGACGAGCTGCTGCACGCCGGCGGCGAGCGCGGCGACAAGATGACCCTCGGCGACACCCTCGAGGACCCGAAGGCACCGGACCCGATCAACCTGTTCGAGGGCGAGGAGACCAAGTACATCCTCGCCAAGGCGATCAACATGCTCCCCGAGCGGGAGAAGATCGTCGTCACCCTCTACTACTACGAGGGCCTCACCCTCGCCGAGATCGGCCAGGTGCTCGGCGTCACCGAGTCGCGCATCTGCCAGATGCACACCAAGGCCGTGCTCCAGCTGCGGGCCAAGCTCGCCGAGTCGCACGACGACTGACCCGCCCGGCCGGGCTCAGGGCGGCAGCAGGACGGGGCGCCCCGGATCGAGCAGCCGCATCGGGTCGAGGTAGTCGCGTCCGCGCCGCAGCCCCCAGTGAAGGCAGGCGGCGATCCCGCCGCAGTGGGCGCTGCCCGTGCCGACCCGGCCGAGGACGGCGCCGGCCGCGACGTCCGCACCCCCGGGCACGGAGGCGTCGACCGGCTCGTAGGTGGTCCGCAGCCCGTCGGGGTGCGTCACCACGACGACCCCCCGCCCGGCCAGGTCGCCGGCCCACGTGACCACGCCGGGGCCGGCCGCGCGCACGACGTCGCCGGGGCGGGCGTCGAGGTCCACGCCACGGTGCCCGGGCAGCCAGGGGCGCGCCGGCGGGTCGAACCCGCGCACGACCATGAGGGGGCCGTCCAGCGGCGGGCTCCACGCCGCGGCGACGCCGGGTGCCGGGCCGAGGGTGCCTGCCGCCGCGGGCAGCCGCGAGGGCGGGGGCGGGCCGGCCGCGCGCGGGAGGCCGTCGGCGGCGCCGAGCAGCAGGCCGAGCGCCACGGGGGCGGCGAGGACGGGTGCGAGCAGGGGGAGCACGGGGCGAGCCTCGACGGCGACCACCGCACGGCAGCGGTCCGCCAGGTCGGGGCGGGGGACGACACGCCGGGAGCGGACCCGTGGGGGCGCCCGGCGCCGGACCGTCGCTCGATTTCGGCCCGGACCCGCTCACCCCGTACACTCGCCCCTGCGGCACGCCCCGGCGCGCCGACATCGCACACCCGCACCCCCGACCCGTCCTGCGACGGCGACGGCGGCGCGCCCTCGGTCCGGACCCGTCCGGAATCGGCGCGACCGGCGGGAGTCAGGCACCCGGCCGACCGGCACGGGTGGAGGAACCGAGCAGGCGCTGCCGCGCCGCGGGCCAGCCCGCGCGTGCCTCGGCGCCAGACAAGGGAGCGACCGGCCATGGCCGTCGTCACGATGAAGCAGCTGCTCGAGAGCGGCGTGCACTTCGGGCACCAGACCCGCCGTTGGAACCCGAAGATGAAGCGGTTCATCTTCAACGAGCGCAACGGCATCTACATCATCGACCTGCAGCAGTCGCTGACCTACATCGACCGCGCCTACGAGTTCGTCAAGGAGACGGTCGCCCACGGCGGCTCCGTGCTCTTCGTCGGCACCAAGCGCCAGGCCCAGGAGCCGGTGGCGCAGCAGGCCACCCGCGTCGGCATGCCCTACGTCAACCAGCGCTGGCTCGGCGGCATGCTCACCAACTTCTCCACGGTCCACAAGCGGCTCCAGCGCCTCAAGGAGCTCGAGCTCCTCGACTACGACGACGTGGCCGGCTCCGGCATGACGAAGAAGGAGCTGCTCGTCCTCAAGCGCGAGAAGGACAAGCTGGACAAGACCCTCGGCGGCATCCGCGACATGGCCAAGGTGCCGAGCGCGGTCTGGGTGGTCGACACCAACAAGGAGCACATCGC from Frankiales bacterium carries:
- a CDS encoding peptidoglycan DD-metalloendopeptidase family protein; the encoded protein is MVVRGFDPPARPWLPGHRGVDLDARPGDVVRAAGPGVVTWAGDLAGRGVVVVTHPDGLRTTYEPVDASVPGGADVAAGAVLGRVGTGSAHCGGIAACLHWGLRRGRDYLDPMRLLDPGRPVLLPP
- the rpsB gene encoding 30S ribosomal protein S2 gives rise to the protein MAVVTMKQLLESGVHFGHQTRRWNPKMKRFIFNERNGIYIIDLQQSLTYIDRAYEFVKETVAHGGSVLFVGTKRQAQEPVAQQATRVGMPYVNQRWLGGMLTNFSTVHKRLQRLKELELLDYDDVAGSGMTKKELLVLKREKDKLDKTLGGIRDMAKVPSAVWVVDTNKEHIAVAEAKKLGIPVVAILDSNCDPDVVDYPIPGNDDAIRAVALLTRVIADAVADGLMARAGRGSAAAEEGQLATDEPLAAWEAELLAGAEAAPAADAAPAADAAPAAEATAEAPAAEAASTEAPAAEAPAAEAASTEAPTTEA
- the whiG gene encoding RNA polymerase sigma factor WhiG — translated: MEIDLTPTEDEKAAAAAESADALRRLWEDFKATGDAALRERLILHYSPLVKYVAGRVGVGLPPNIEQADLVSYGIFGLIDAIEKFDLERAIKFETYAINRIRGAIIDELRSIDWIPRSVRFKAREVEKAYQSLEATLQRTPTEAEVAEQMGIRIEELHSIFSQVSFVNVVALDELLHAGGERGDKMTLGDTLEDPKAPDPINLFEGEETKYILAKAINMLPEREKIVVTLYYYEGLTLAEIGQVLGVTESRICQMHTKAVLQLRAKLAESHDD